A region of Marnyiella aurantia DNA encodes the following proteins:
- a CDS encoding twin-arginine translocase TatA/TatE family subunit: MGGLGFREILIIALIIIVLFGAKKIPELMRGMGSGIKEFKDAVKEDDKKPTTEQTTQNTDRTV; the protein is encoded by the coding sequence ATGGGAGGACTAGGATTTAGAGAGATATTGATCATTGCACTGATTATTATAGTGTTGTTCGGGGCAAAAAAAATACCGGAACTGATGCGTGGTATGGGCTCGGGAATCAAAGAATTCAAAGATGCTGTGAAGGAGGATGACAAAAAGCCTACCACAGAGCAAACTACACAGAATACAGACCGTACCGTTTAA
- a CDS encoding M23 family metallopeptidase yields the protein MIKKISFFTAILLFALSFGQNKEQLQKQNAELKKQIAQINTQLAKSRNESKLSLAYLEGVNKKIELREKVFQNTQKEKRFIEDDIYLRQLEINRQNRELAVLRRNYANVLVNAYKNRDLKNKVTFILSSKNLGEAIRRVQYLRFYSDYQDKQAAKIAKASKDLERTITEKAKSAKQKEILLSNQKKEIITISAEKQQKEKLVQDFKKNEVNLSAELKQKQTQSKNLEGQIRAIIAEEIRIAKANEEAIKKAEAEKIRLAKEAAARERARIDADNKARADALEKERRIAEAEAKKAADLAAKKLADERKRTEEAAKAEASAKDEARKIAAEKESREAAIKSREANEKLAAARAAEAELTRKTDVEKKAAESKALTNYGVSSNAASNFAENRGRMNMPAYGTITHRFGRQPHPVFKNIVEENNGIKIAVSKGTGAKAIFPGTVSKVMASGDGTRTVIVKHGNYFTIYSNLSTVSVSQNQQVSAGTSIGLIAEDFDGSYTLDFQIWNGTTPVDPSGWVN from the coding sequence ATGATAAAGAAAATCAGTTTTTTTACCGCAATTCTTCTTTTTGCACTGTCATTTGGCCAAAATAAGGAACAGCTTCAGAAGCAAAATGCTGAATTAAAAAAACAGATTGCCCAAATCAATACTCAGCTTGCAAAAAGCCGAAATGAGTCTAAGTTATCCCTTGCCTATCTGGAAGGAGTGAATAAAAAAATAGAACTCAGGGAGAAGGTATTTCAAAATACACAGAAGGAAAAACGTTTCATTGAGGACGACATCTACTTGCGTCAACTGGAAATTAACCGTCAAAACCGTGAACTGGCAGTTCTGCGCCGCAACTACGCCAATGTACTGGTTAACGCCTATAAAAACAGGGATCTTAAAAATAAGGTGACCTTCATACTTTCATCAAAGAATTTGGGTGAGGCTATCCGCAGGGTGCAGTATCTTCGTTTCTACTCGGATTACCAGGATAAGCAGGCAGCCAAAATTGCTAAAGCATCAAAAGATTTGGAACGCACTATTACCGAAAAAGCCAAATCGGCAAAGCAGAAAGAAATTCTTCTTTCCAATCAAAAAAAAGAGATTATAACTATCTCTGCGGAAAAGCAGCAGAAAGAGAAGCTTGTTCAGGACTTCAAGAAAAATGAAGTAAACCTCAGTGCGGAACTTAAACAGAAACAAACCCAAAGTAAAAATCTGGAAGGTCAAATCAGGGCAATTATTGCAGAAGAAATAAGAATTGCCAAAGCTAATGAAGAAGCAATAAAAAAAGCAGAAGCCGAAAAAATACGTCTGGCTAAAGAAGCGGCCGCACGCGAAAGAGCCAGAATTGATGCTGACAATAAGGCCAGAGCCGATGCACTGGAAAAGGAAAGACGTATCGCAGAAGCAGAGGCAAAGAAAGCTGCAGATCTGGCGGCTAAAAAACTTGCCGACGAACGTAAACGGACAGAAGAAGCCGCGAAGGCAGAGGCCAGCGCCAAAGACGAAGCCCGGAAAATAGCGGCAGAAAAAGAATCCCGCGAGGCCGCAATCAAATCCCGTGAGGCCAATGAGAAGCTTGCAGCAGCACGCGCTGCAGAGGCTGAACTTACCAGAAAAACGGATGTAGAGAAAAAAGCCGCCGAAAGCAAGGCACTTACCAACTACGGTGTATCCTCCAATGCAGCCAGTAACTTTGCCGAAAACCGCGGGCGAATGAACATGCCGGCTTACGGTACGATAACTCACCGCTTCGGAAGACAGCCTCACCCTGTATTCAAAAACATCGTAGAGGAAAACAACGGGATAAAAATCGCAGTTTCAAAGGGAACCGGAGCGAAAGCCATATTTCCGGGAACTGTATCAAAAGTGATGGCTTCCGGAGATGGTACGAGAACCGTGATCGTTAAACATGGCAATTACTTTACCATTTATTCCAACCTGAGCACGGTCTCTGTATCCCAGAACCAACAGGTTTCTGCCGGCACATCTATAGGACTGATCGCAGAGGATTTTGATGGGTCCTACACACTGGATTTCCAGATCTGGAACGGCACCACTCCAGTGGATCCCTCAGGTTGGGTAAACTAA
- a CDS encoding DUF4292 domain-containing protein has protein sequence MKRFLLLVVTGIVLFSCKARKAIDDTSGSDSTAITKKPVDVNKSIDADVKFFQKVLVPPKFDQLKISTKVNVETQSSYLPTLDATIYIENNKKVWMNLSAFFISMARGVATPEGIKAYNKTDKTFIDSDFDYLNGLLNTNFINYNSLQRLLLGRTFVKINDREFRLSKNAQGFKMASTVNQVIEAEDGKTSEYKIELQYAQNYDLMNVYLKDVNNSDELQVSYSDWLSYKDFRLPKNVKILIKGSKEGQILLENTKFDDSKMQTPFSVPGTYTKIEIK, from the coding sequence ATGAAGAGATTTCTTCTTCTTGTAGTTACCGGAATCGTGCTTTTTTCCTGTAAAGCCAGAAAAGCAATTGACGACACATCAGGATCCGACAGTACAGCAATAACCAAAAAACCTGTTGACGTTAATAAAAGCATCGATGCTGATGTCAAATTCTTTCAGAAAGTTCTGGTTCCGCCAAAATTTGATCAGCTCAAAATCAGCACTAAGGTAAATGTGGAAACGCAGTCCAGCTACCTGCCAACTCTGGATGCTACCATCTATATTGAAAATAATAAAAAGGTATGGATGAACTTATCCGCATTCTTTATAAGTATGGCCCGCGGCGTCGCGACTCCGGAAGGCATCAAAGCCTACAATAAAACCGATAAAACATTTATCGATTCTGATTTCGACTACCTTAACGGTTTACTGAACACTAATTTCATCAATTACAATTCTTTACAGCGGCTTTTGCTTGGACGCACCTTTGTGAAGATCAACGACCGCGAATTCAGACTCTCCAAGAATGCGCAGGGTTTTAAAATGGCATCTACGGTAAACCAAGTCATTGAGGCTGAGGATGGTAAAACCAGCGAATACAAAATTGAGCTTCAGTACGCACAGAATTACGATTTGATGAATGTTTATCTGAAGGATGTAAACAATTCAGACGAACTTCAGGTAAGCTATAGCGACTGGCTCTCTTATAAAGATTTCAGACTGCCAAAAAACGTTAAAATACTTATAAAAGGTTCTAAAGAAGGTCAGATATTGCTTGAAAACACGAAATTTGACGATAGTAAAATGCAAACTCCGTTTTCCGTTCCCGGAACCTATACCAAAATCGAAATTAAATGA
- a CDS encoding sugar phosphate nucleotidyltransferase, whose translation MKIIVPMAGRGSRLRPHTLTVPKPLIPIGGKPIVQRLVEDIAKVAGEEIDEIAFIIGDFGPAVEASLLKIAEKLGAKGSIYTQDQPLGTAHAIKCAEASMQGDVVVAFADTLFRADFNLDKNSDGVIWVKSVEDPSAFGVVKLDDQGYITDFVEKPKEFVSDLAIIGIYYFKSAEKLMDEINYIMSNDIMQGGEYQLTTALENLRQKGAKFSLGKVDDWMDCGNKNATVETNGKILNYEQEEFKIYPQSAKIETSLIIQPCFIGENVTIANSKIGPNVSIGNNTKIVNSNIDNSLIQENTIINHGNLSNSMIGNSAEYHGVSREISLGDFSVLDFLSKD comes from the coding sequence ATGAAAATAATCGTTCCAATGGCGGGCCGGGGTTCCCGATTAAGACCTCACACACTTACAGTACCGAAACCTTTAATTCCAATTGGGGGAAAACCAATCGTGCAGCGTCTCGTAGAAGATATTGCCAAAGTTGCCGGTGAAGAGATTGATGAGATTGCCTTCATTATAGGAGATTTTGGACCTGCAGTAGAAGCTTCACTTCTAAAGATTGCGGAGAAGCTTGGTGCAAAAGGAAGTATATATACGCAGGACCAGCCCTTAGGAACCGCCCATGCCATTAAATGTGCTGAGGCATCCATGCAGGGCGACGTTGTGGTGGCATTTGCAGATACACTTTTCCGTGCAGATTTTAACCTGGACAAAAATTCCGATGGCGTGATCTGGGTGAAGAGCGTTGAAGATCCATCCGCTTTTGGTGTGGTAAAACTTGATGATCAGGGATACATCACTGACTTTGTGGAAAAACCTAAAGAGTTCGTCTCCGATCTTGCCATAATCGGCATTTATTATTTCAAATCTGCCGAGAAGCTGATGGACGAAATAAACTATATCATGTCCAATGATATTATGCAGGGTGGTGAATATCAACTTACAACAGCACTGGAAAACCTGAGACAGAAAGGCGCAAAGTTCTCTCTGGGTAAAGTGGACGACTGGATGGACTGCGGAAACAAAAATGCTACTGTAGAAACTAACGGCAAGATCCTGAACTACGAACAGGAGGAGTTTAAGATCTATCCACAATCAGCAAAAATAGAGACCAGCCTTATCATCCAGCCATGTTTCATTGGTGAGAATGTAACTATTGCCAATTCAAAGATTGGCCCTAATGTGAGTATTGGCAATAATACCAAAATTGTTAATTCCAATATTGACAACTCCCTTATACAGGAAAATACGATAATAAATCACGGTAACCTTAGTAATTCAATGATCGGCAATTCAGCAGAGTATCACGGGGTATCACGTGAAATCTCGTTAGGCGATTTCTCGGTCCTGGATTTCCTTTCCAAGGACTGA
- the dut gene encoding dUTP diphosphatase yields the protein MKIKVINKSGLELPKYQTPCAAGMDIYADIPESVTFKSLERKLVPTGLFIELPQGYEAQIRPRSGLAIKNGITVLNTPGTIDADYRGEIGVILVNLSDREFTIERGDRIAQMVIAKHECAEWEEVNELADTERGNGGFGSTSVK from the coding sequence ATGAAGATAAAAGTCATTAACAAATCAGGCCTGGAGCTTCCAAAATATCAGACACCGTGTGCCGCCGGAATGGATATATATGCTGATATTCCCGAATCTGTGACATTTAAATCCCTGGAAAGAAAACTCGTTCCTACCGGACTTTTCATAGAATTGCCGCAGGGCTATGAGGCTCAGATCCGTCCGCGGAGCGGCCTTGCAATTAAAAACGGAATTACAGTACTTAACACTCCCGGAACCATAGATGCAGATTACAGGGGGGAGATAGGTGTAATTTTAGTAAATTTGTCTGACCGTGAATTTACAATTGAACGTGGTGACCGTATTGCACAGATGGTTATTGCAAAACATGAATGTGCCGAATGGGAAGAGGTTAATGAGCTTGCCGACACCGAGCGCGGGAACGGAGGCTTTGGAAGCACATCAGTGAAATAA
- a CDS encoding lipopolysaccharide biosynthesis protein, with product MKKLLGETIIYGIGAILPRVIIFALNPLYIALIDKDEFAQFTSLYAMISFVNIVLTFGFETAFFRFSSEAENKNKTFNTSFWFLAGTSTLFLTCCLLFSQPIANGLGFAKNPEYIRWFAWIAFFDTLCVIPFAWLRYHNKPVKYSLVRVVQSLIQTVAVIALFLYIPSELSRSFGLKEKVSYPFYSNVIGSLVGCLLLLPVMLKVRFEFVKELFLRMIKYSWPIMLAGFAFMVNENFDKVMQFFLIDEGDAGAYGGCYKLAVIMTLFVTAYRMGIEPFFFKQMQNENAKITYAKVTEYFTVFASVVAMGIIANISWLKTILIPNSSYWTAIDIVPIIIIANLFFGIYYNLSTWYKVTDRTKVGTAISWAGAAVTILFNFLLLKSFGFMVSAWTTLGAYFVMMVLSYYLGQKYYPIPYRTGKITGYLVMVTLFSFVSYWVFNADFWIGNLIFVLFTGIVLYQNKEFILKLKRK from the coding sequence TTGAAGAAACTGCTTGGCGAAACTATCATTTACGGTATTGGGGCTATTTTGCCCCGTGTCATCATTTTTGCATTAAATCCGCTTTACATCGCCCTTATAGATAAGGATGAATTTGCGCAGTTCACAAGTCTTTACGCGATGATTTCTTTTGTGAACATCGTGCTTACCTTTGGATTTGAAACCGCTTTTTTCAGATTCTCGTCGGAAGCCGAGAATAAAAACAAGACTTTCAATACATCTTTCTGGTTTCTTGCAGGAACCTCTACACTTTTCCTCACTTGTTGTCTGCTGTTCAGTCAGCCTATTGCCAATGGTCTGGGCTTTGCGAAAAATCCTGAATACATACGGTGGTTCGCATGGATTGCCTTCTTCGATACGCTCTGTGTGATACCTTTCGCCTGGCTCCGATATCACAACAAGCCTGTTAAATACTCACTTGTTCGTGTAGTGCAGTCTTTAATACAAACGGTGGCTGTTATTGCACTTTTCCTGTATATCCCATCTGAGTTATCGCGCAGTTTTGGTCTGAAAGAAAAAGTTTCCTATCCGTTTTACAGCAATGTTATAGGAAGCCTTGTCGGTTGCCTGTTGCTTCTGCCCGTGATGCTGAAAGTGCGTTTCGAATTTGTAAAGGAGCTTTTTCTTCGGATGATAAAATACTCATGGCCCATCATGCTGGCAGGATTTGCCTTTATGGTGAACGAGAATTTTGACAAGGTAATGCAGTTCTTCCTGATAGACGAAGGTGATGCCGGTGCCTATGGTGGATGCTATAAACTGGCTGTTATAATGACGCTTTTTGTAACTGCTTACCGGATGGGAATAGAACCGTTCTTCTTCAAGCAGATGCAAAATGAGAATGCAAAGATCACCTACGCGAAGGTAACTGAGTATTTTACTGTCTTTGCTTCGGTGGTTGCCATGGGAATCATTGCCAATATTTCCTGGCTGAAAACTATTCTGATTCCGAACAGTTCCTACTGGACAGCCATTGACATTGTTCCCATCATTATAATCGCCAATCTGTTCTTCGGTATCTATTACAACCTGTCCACATGGTATAAGGTTACAGACCGCACGAAAGTTGGTACCGCAATTTCCTGGGCGGGTGCAGCTGTTACCATTCTTTTCAATTTCCTTCTTTTGAAATCGTTTGGCTTTATGGTTTCTGCGTGGACTACATTGGGCGCGTATTTTGTGATGATGGTACTTTCCTATTATTTAGGACAGAAATATTATCCGATTCCTTACAGGACAGGCAAAATCACGGGCTACCTTGTGATGGTGACTCTTTTCAGCTTTGTTTCCTATTGGGTTTTCAATGCTGACTTCTGGATCGGGAACCTTATATTCGTCCTGTTTACAGGAATCGTGCTGTATCAAAACAAAGAGTTTATTTTAAAATTGAAACGTAAATAG
- a CDS encoding dihydroorotase, whose protein sequence is MRILIKNARIVNENQILESDLLIEDDLILSIDKNIPTENIDTILDAAGKYLLPGVIDDQVHFREPGLTHKGDIESESRAAVAGGVTSFIEQPNTVPNAVTQDLLEDKYQIAAQKSFANYSFMMGGTNDNLDEVLKTNPRNVAGIKLFLGSSTGNMLVDNPETLENIFSKTKMLIAVHCEDEATIRANTEMYREQYGDDIPMEYHHLIRSEAACFISSSKAVELAEKTGARLHVFHVSTAKETSLFRNDIPLSEKKITAEVCVHHLTFTNRDYESKGTLIKWNPAVKTKADRQGLWDALLDDRIDVIATDHAPHTMEEKQNVYTNAPSGGPLVQHSLPVMLENFRSGKISIEKIVEKMCHNPAIIFQIEKRGFIREGYKADLVLVDDNSEWTVSKDNILYKCGWSPLEGMTLHSKVTHTFINGKLAYENGKVNEEKFGERLLFNR, encoded by the coding sequence ATGAGAATCCTTATAAAGAACGCCCGTATTGTTAATGAGAACCAAATATTGGAAAGTGACCTGCTCATAGAAGATGACCTCATCCTTTCCATTGACAAAAATATCCCAACTGAAAATATTGATACGATACTAGACGCTGCCGGTAAATATCTTCTGCCCGGTGTGATCGATGATCAGGTGCATTTCCGCGAACCCGGACTTACGCATAAAGGCGATATTGAAAGTGAGTCCCGCGCGGCTGTTGCAGGTGGCGTAACCAGTTTTATCGAACAGCCCAACACGGTGCCTAATGCGGTAACTCAGGATTTATTGGAGGACAAATATCAGATTGCAGCCCAAAAATCATTTGCCAACTATTCCTTTATGATGGGTGGTACCAACGATAATCTGGATGAAGTGCTTAAAACCAATCCGCGCAATGTTGCCGGTATCAAACTTTTTCTCGGTTCTTCAACCGGAAATATGCTCGTTGATAATCCGGAGACCCTGGAAAATATCTTCAGCAAGACCAAAATGCTGATCGCAGTACACTGCGAAGACGAGGCTACGATCCGGGCAAATACAGAAATGTACCGTGAACAGTACGGCGACGATATACCTATGGAATATCATCACCTGATCAGAAGCGAAGCGGCCTGCTTTATTTCGTCATCAAAAGCGGTGGAACTGGCCGAAAAGACAGGCGCCAGACTTCATGTCTTCCATGTGTCTACAGCGAAAGAAACCTCACTTTTCAGAAATGATATCCCTTTAAGCGAAAAAAAGATCACTGCGGAGGTCTGCGTTCATCACCTGACTTTCACCAATAGAGATTACGAATCCAAAGGAACACTGATTAAGTGGAATCCCGCCGTTAAAACCAAAGCCGACCGTCAGGGTTTGTGGGATGCTCTTCTGGATGACAGGATTGACGTTATTGCCACAGATCACGCGCCTCATACAATGGAGGAGAAGCAAAATGTATATACCAACGCGCCTTCCGGAGGTCCGCTGGTGCAGCATTCTCTGCCCGTAATGCTTGAGAATTTCCGCAGCGGAAAGATTTCTATTGAAAAGATTGTTGAGAAAATGTGCCACAACCCGGCCATTATTTTCCAGATCGAGAAGCGCGGCTTTATCCGTGAGGGTTACAAAGCCGATCTGGTTTTGGTTGATGATAATTCCGAATGGACAGTTTCAAAAGACAACATCCTTTACAAATGTGGCTGGAGTCCGCTGGAAGGGATGACGTTACATTCTAAAGTAACGCATACATTCATCAACGGGAAATTGGCCTATGAAAACGGGAAGGTAAACGAAGAAAAGTTTGGCGAAAGACTGCTTTTCAATAGATAA
- a CDS encoding M16 family metallopeptidase produces the protein MIRKKFLMLFAVGILFTAQAQDYQWKEAKSGGYTYKYVTNDPTQARFYTLQNGLTVILSPTKKDPRIQAYIATKAGSKTDPATNTGLAHYLEHMLFKGTDKYGSLDWAKEKAELDKIDALYEQYNTTKDEVKRKAIYKKIDSVSGVAAKYAIANEYDKMMTAMGAQGTNAWTNFEETVYTDDVPSSSLDRYLAVQAERFRNPVLRIFHTELEAVYEEKNRTLDTDSRKVFETLFATLFKNHNYGKQTTIGTVEHLKNPSLVEIRKYFNNYYVPNNMGVILSGDFNPDDAIAKIDRAFSYMKNKPVPKYTFQPEQAMTAPIIKEIVGPDAENLTIGYRLPGNKDKDVLLADLVGSILTNGKAGLLDLNLVKKQKLLRASAFTYTLQDHGILYLSAAPTTGQTLEEVQTLVLSEIENLKKGNFDADLIPSIVNNIKKEKIQSLERYGDRASMLQSAFNAELDWKDQVAYVDDISKIKKEDVVAFANKYFGNNYVAILKKKGENKNPQKIEKPSITPVETNPDKQSAFVKMVNEMPSTPSEPVFLDFNKDIQKSKLGKAEVLYVPNTENQLFRLRYRYKVGTLNDPKQSLASQYLQFLGTDKKSSEEIFKEFYKIASSFNVSTGEEYTMVTIEGLQENFDKAVKLYEDLVMNAKPDETALAALKARIAKSRKDAKANKGAILQGLTSYAMYGPKNKFNNTLSDAEINAVTAQELVDRMKNLNNYEQTVIYYGPEPIKNLTAKLGTMHKVPATFASAGPLKTFKQLPQTKTQVLFTDYDMVQAETRWIRNTDTYDAAKTPMVMVFNNYFGGGMGSVVFQTIRESKALAYSTYGYYVQPSKKDDQYYMMSYVGSQADKFGDAVGAMNELLTTMPQLPVNLDLAKNSVKKDIQTERVVQDDIIFRYLAAQQLGLKDDIRKQLYTNVDRITMNDLQKFHATNISGKPYTYALVASEKNLKMDDLKKIGEVKKITLEELFGY, from the coding sequence ATGATCAGAAAAAAGTTTTTAATGCTTTTTGCTGTTGGGATTCTCTTCACCGCTCAGGCGCAGGATTACCAGTGGAAGGAAGCTAAGAGTGGTGGTTACACGTATAAATATGTGACCAACGATCCTACGCAGGCCAGATTCTATACCCTGCAGAACGGACTCACCGTAATTCTGAGCCCGACTAAGAAAGACCCCCGAATCCAGGCATACATTGCCACAAAAGCGGGAAGTAAAACAGATCCTGCGACCAACACAGGTCTTGCACACTACCTGGAGCATATGCTTTTCAAAGGAACCGATAAGTACGGTTCCCTGGACTGGGCTAAGGAAAAGGCTGAACTCGACAAAATTGACGCGCTTTATGAGCAGTACAACACTACTAAGGACGAAGTTAAACGTAAAGCCATCTACAAGAAAATTGACTCTGTTTCAGGTGTGGCGGCAAAGTATGCCATTGCCAATGAGTACGACAAGATGATGACCGCAATGGGCGCCCAAGGCACCAATGCGTGGACGAATTTTGAGGAAACCGTTTATACAGACGATGTTCCGTCCAGCTCGCTGGACCGTTACCTTGCTGTTCAGGCAGAAAGGTTCAGAAATCCGGTGCTTAGGATTTTCCATACAGAACTGGAAGCCGTGTATGAAGAGAAAAACAGAACTTTGGATACCGACAGCAGAAAGGTTTTCGAAACTCTGTTCGCCACATTGTTCAAAAACCACAACTACGGTAAGCAAACCACAATCGGAACCGTTGAGCATTTAAAGAACCCATCTCTTGTGGAGATCCGCAAATACTTCAACAATTACTATGTTCCTAATAACATGGGAGTTATCCTTTCAGGTGATTTTAATCCTGATGATGCCATTGCGAAAATAGACCGGGCTTTCTCTTACATGAAGAACAAGCCGGTTCCGAAATATACCTTCCAGCCGGAACAGGCCATGACGGCTCCTATCATTAAGGAAATTGTAGGTCCTGATGCCGAAAACCTTACAATAGGATACCGTTTGCCAGGGAACAAGGATAAAGATGTTTTGCTTGCAGATTTGGTGGGATCTATCCTGACCAACGGAAAAGCCGGACTTTTGGATCTTAACCTGGTTAAGAAGCAGAAACTTCTTCGTGCAAGTGCATTTACTTACACACTGCAGGATCACGGAATCCTTTATCTTTCAGCCGCGCCAACTACCGGTCAGACTTTGGAAGAAGTTCAGACTTTAGTTCTCAGCGAAATCGAAAATCTGAAAAAAGGAAATTTCGATGCTGATCTGATTCCTTCTATTGTAAATAACATCAAGAAAGAGAAAATCCAGAGTCTGGAACGTTATGGCGACCGCGCGTCTATGCTGCAAAGCGCCTTCAACGCAGAACTGGACTGGAAAGATCAGGTAGCGTATGTAGATGATATCTCCAAAATAAAAAAAGAAGATGTTGTAGCCTTCGCCAATAAATATTTCGGAAATAATTATGTGGCCATCTTAAAGAAAAAAGGGGAGAACAAGAACCCTCAGAAAATTGAAAAGCCATCCATTACGCCTGTTGAAACAAACCCGGACAAACAGTCTGCGTTTGTAAAAATGGTGAATGAAATGCCGTCTACACCTTCTGAACCGGTATTTTTAGATTTTAATAAGGACATCCAGAAATCTAAACTTGGTAAGGCGGAAGTTCTTTACGTACCGAATACTGAAAACCAGCTTTTCAGACTGAGATACCGTTACAAAGTAGGAACACTTAATGATCCTAAACAGTCACTGGCTTCTCAGTACCTTCAGTTCCTTGGGACGGATAAGAAATCTTCAGAAGAAATTTTCAAGGAGTTCTACAAAATCGCTTCAAGCTTCAATGTATCTACAGGTGAAGAATATACAATGGTAACCATCGAAGGCCTGCAGGAGAATTTTGATAAAGCCGTTAAGCTTTATGAAGATCTTGTAATGAACGCGAAACCGGACGAAACCGCTCTTGCGGCGCTAAAAGCACGTATCGCGAAGTCCAGAAAAGATGCGAAAGCCAACAAAGGCGCCATCCTGCAGGGACTTACCAGCTACGCGATGTACGGCCCGAAGAATAAATTCAACAACACCCTTTCCGATGCGGAAATCAACGCGGTTACTGCGCAGGAATTGGTGGACAGGATGAAGAACCTGAACAACTACGAGCAGACTGTAATCTATTATGGTCCGGAACCGATTAAAAATCTGACAGCCAAACTGGGAACCATGCACAAAGTGCCGGCAACCTTTGCCTCGGCAGGCCCGCTGAAGACTTTCAAACAGCTTCCGCAGACCAAGACTCAGGTGCTGTTCACCGATTATGATATGGTGCAGGCCGAAACCCGTTGGATTCGCAATACAGACACCTACGATGCGGCAAAAACACCTATGGTAATGGTTTTCAATAACTATTTCGGTGGCGGTATGGGTTCTGTGGTTTTCCAGACCATTCGTGAGAGCAAGGCTTTGGCCTACAGTACTTACGGGTATTATGTGCAGCCTTCCAAGAAAGACGACCAGTATTATATGATGAGTTATGTGGGCAGCCAGGCCGATAAGTTTGGTGATGCGGTAGGAGCGATGAACGAACTTCTGACCACCATGCCTCAGCTTCCGGTAAACCTGGATCTGGCCAAGAATTCGGTGAAAAAGGACATCCAGACTGAAAGAGTAGTGCAGGACGATATCATCTTCCGCTATCTGGCCGCACAGCAGCTCGGTTTGAAAGACGATATCCGCAAGCAGCTTTACACCAATGTGGACAGGATCACGATGAACGACCTTCAGAAATTCCATGCGACCAATATTTCAGGCAAACCTTACACGTATGCGTTGGTAGCTTCTGAAAAGAACTTGAAAATGGACGATCTTAAAAAGATTGGCGAGGTGAAGAAAATTACCCTGGAAGAACTTTTCGGGTACTAA
- a CDS encoding response regulator transcription factor, with translation MKFPAADDFFLTQNIVNELTDAEAAQSTDFLQVVKAFENTTYQSMYVIDYLKQGFDYVSDNRLFLCGRTPEEIVAMGYEFYIHHAPTQDQELLLKINEVGFKFYDDIPVADRKQYSITYDFHLITAEKRKILVNHKYTPIFLTDEGKIWKALCIFSLSNNTEAGNIQIQRQGSNIIHGYDEVSEVWKTREKVNLSSRETEILMYASQGLSINEIGDKMCIAPDTVKFHRKKLFEKLEVPNISQAIAVATSYKLI, from the coding sequence ATGAAATTTCCTGCCGCGGACGATTTTTTCCTCACCCAAAACATAGTAAACGAACTTACAGATGCCGAAGCTGCACAGTCTACGGATTTCCTGCAGGTAGTGAAAGCTTTTGAGAATACAACCTATCAAAGCATGTATGTCATAGACTATCTGAAGCAGGGTTTTGACTATGTATCCGACAACCGTTTGTTCTTGTGCGGACGGACTCCGGAGGAAATTGTAGCGATGGGATATGAATTCTATATCCATCACGCTCCCACCCAAGATCAGGAACTGCTGCTGAAGATCAATGAAGTTGGTTTTAAATTCTACGATGATATCCCGGTAGCTGACAGAAAACAATACTCAATCACTTACGATTTTCATCTTATCACCGCGGAGAAGCGTAAGATCCTCGTTAACCATAAGTACACCCCAATATTTTTAACGGATGAAGGAAAGATCTGGAAGGCGCTCTGCATCTTTTCACTCTCCAACAATACCGAGGCAGGGAATATTCAGATCCAGCGCCAGGGCAGCAATATCATCCATGGGTATGATGAAGTGAGCGAAGTTTGGAAAACGAGGGAAAAGGTAAACCTGAGTTCCCGCGAAACCGAAATCCTGATGTACGCATCCCAGGGTCTTTCTATCAATGAGATCGGCGACAAAATGTGCATAGCTCCGGATACTGTAAAATTTCACAGAAAGAAACTCTTCGAAAAGCTGGAGGTGCCCAATATTTCGCAGGCCATCGCGGTGGCCACGAGTTACAAATTAATTTAG